The DNA sequence ATCATTTTATGGTGGCTTTGCTATACCTGACCAACTTATGAACTGTGCTATAGGCTACTTCAATAGCATGTTCTTCCTTAAGCCAGATTTGAATCTCTTGATAACTTCCAAAACCTTCCTCGCTCCTCAATTTAATAGTTAGGTCCTCCACAGCTTCGATAGGGATGGTGCAGGAACTTTTCCTTCCTTGATAATCCATTTCTAATAATTTACCCAATCCAAAACTCTTATATCTATTCATCCATTTGATAATTACGGGCAAACTCCTACCCAAAAGGGCTGCGTTTTTTTTCGACCTGTCACTAGACTATACCAATTATATACAGAAATGTTCTTTATCCGTTATATTGGCCATCTATCAGATTTCATTTCTCGTTTTCTTGAGATACGGAAAACTCACTTGAGGTTCAACGAGTTGAAGGTTTACGTTATGCTAACGTTAATGAACTTTGAGTTGGTATTACCGCCCAGCATAAGGAACTTTTTAAGTGTAATTGGTATAGACTCACACCAATATAAAAACTGTAGCCGTTCTCTTT is a window from the Gammaproteobacteria bacterium genome containing:
- a CDS encoding hypothetical protein (Evidence 5 : Unknown function) produces the protein MNRYKSFGLGKLLEMDYQGRKSSCTIPIEAVEDLTIKLRSEEGFGSYQEIQIWLKEEHAIEVAYSTVHKLVRYSKATIK
- a CDS encoding hypothetical protein (Evidence 5 : Unknown function); this encodes MIITGKLLPKRAAFFFDLSLDYTNYIQKCSLSVILAIYQISFLVFLRYGKLT